Below is a genomic region from Arcanobacterium haemolyticum DSM 20595.
TTGCTGCAATGAATGGCTGGCTGAGCCATTCTGCTGCGTTCTTTTCTGAGATTCCACCGGTTGGGAGGAATTTCAGTTGTGGGAATGGAGCGGCGAACGCCTTGATTACTGAGAGGCCACCGAGTGGTACGGCAGGGAAGAATTTCATCACGTCTAGCCCGTATTCAACCGCAGCCATGATATCGGTTGGGTTGGCAACACCTGGTAGGAGTGGAACGCCACGTTCTGCAGCGACGTCTGCCACAGTGGCTGAGAAGCCAGGGGAGACGAGGAAGGTTGCGCCCGCATCGATTGCCGCGTTGGCTTGTTCTGCATTAATGACGGTTCCTGCACCCACGGCGATTTCTGGCACGTTGCGTGCGATGCTGGCGATGCATTCGGC
It encodes:
- the eda gene encoding bifunctional 4-hydroxy-2-oxoglutarate aldolase/2-dehydro-3-deoxy-phosphogluconate aldolase is translated as MAIPSARPFLEKNPIVPVVVLNRVEDAVPTARALLAGGITSAEVTFRTPVAAECIASIARNVPEIAVGAGTVINAEQANAAIDAGATFLVSPGFSATVADVAAERGVPLLPGVANPTDIMAAVEYGLDVMKFFPAVPLGGLSVIKAFAAPFPQLKFLPTGGISEKNAAEWLSQPFIAAIGGSWMVTTKLVDNGEFDTITELSAQAMSIAKEVTR